The Myxococcota bacterium genome has a window encoding:
- a CDS encoding amidohydrolase family protein: MAELDLAIRGGTIVDGTGAPARRGDVGIRAGRIAELGTLSGRAARELDASGCVVAPGFVDIHTHYDAQVFWDRMLTISPWHGVTSVVMGNCGFGVAPTRPAHRELIMRTLENVEGMSLEALRAGIGPDWPFETFPQYLDALEARGTAINVGALVGHTPVRLYVMGEEATEREATEDEIAQMERIVAEAVRAGAVGFATSKSATHVGYAGRPVPSRAASLAEIERLASTLGAQGRGIVQATIGRGFFTAELAELARKTGRPVSWTALLAGALGPDGHRKVLEDHERLQRQGVPVYPQVACRPLNFEFQWKAPFPYESMQIFQPVSRADHAGKKKIYADPEFRAAFRERGSKGGIAGRWEDTVVSSYAPDPSLEERNVAQLAAERGVHPVDLVLDMGLETNLEARFRIAVMNTDEGAVRELLAHPSVVLGLSDAGAHASQLCDGCFSTHLLAHWVREQGALSMEQGVRLLSSRSAEVFGITDRGRLAPGLAGDVAVFDPDTVGCSPLRRVYDLPAGQDRLVADAEGMRAVVVNGVLLRENGRDAVDPAGKLPGRVLRGGVAV, encoded by the coding sequence ATGGCGGAGCTCGATCTCGCGATTCGCGGCGGAACGATCGTCGACGGCACGGGGGCGCCGGCTCGCCGGGGCGACGTGGGGATCCGAGCCGGGCGGATCGCCGAGCTCGGCACGCTCTCGGGCCGCGCTGCGCGCGAGCTCGACGCCAGCGGCTGCGTGGTCGCGCCCGGCTTCGTCGACATCCACACGCACTACGACGCCCAGGTCTTCTGGGACCGCATGCTCACGATCTCGCCCTGGCACGGAGTGACTTCCGTGGTGATGGGCAACTGCGGCTTCGGCGTGGCGCCGACCCGGCCCGCGCACCGCGAGCTGATCATGCGCACGCTCGAGAACGTGGAGGGCATGTCGCTCGAGGCGCTGCGCGCGGGCATCGGGCCCGACTGGCCGTTCGAGACCTTCCCGCAGTATCTCGACGCGCTCGAGGCGCGCGGCACGGCGATCAACGTGGGGGCGCTCGTGGGTCACACGCCCGTGCGGCTGTACGTGATGGGCGAGGAGGCGACCGAGCGCGAGGCGACCGAGGACGAGATCGCGCAGATGGAGCGCATCGTGGCCGAAGCCGTGCGCGCCGGCGCGGTGGGCTTCGCGACCAGCAAGTCGGCCACGCACGTGGGCTACGCGGGCCGGCCGGTGCCGAGCCGCGCGGCCTCGCTCGCGGAGATCGAGAGACTCGCCTCGACGCTCGGCGCGCAGGGCCGCGGCATCGTGCAGGCCACGATCGGCCGCGGCTTCTTCACCGCCGAGCTCGCGGAGCTGGCGCGCAAGACCGGTCGTCCGGTGTCGTGGACGGCGCTGCTGGCGGGCGCGCTCGGTCCCGACGGACACCGGAAAGTGTTGGAGGACCACGAGAGGCTCCAGCGCCAGGGCGTGCCGGTCTACCCGCAGGTGGCGTGTCGGCCGCTCAACTTCGAGTTCCAGTGGAAGGCGCCGTTCCCGTACGAGAGCATGCAGATCTTCCAGCCGGTGTCTCGCGCCGACCACGCGGGCAAGAAGAAGATCTACGCCGACCCGGAGTTCCGCGCCGCGTTCCGCGAGCGCGGCAGCAAGGGCGGGATCGCCGGCCGCTGGGAAGACACCGTGGTCTCGAGCTATGCGCCCGACCCGAGTCTCGAGGAGCGCAACGTGGCGCAGCTGGCGGCCGAGCGCGGCGTGCACCCGGTCGACCTGGTGCTCGACATGGGTCTCGAGACCAACCTCGAGGCGCGCTTCCGCATCGCCGTCATGAACACCGACGAAGGCGCGGTGCGCGAGCTGCTCGCGCACCCGTCGGTGGTGCTCGGCCTGTCCGACGCGGGCGCCCACGCGAGTCAGCTGTGCGACGGCTGCTTCTCGACGCACCTGCTCGCGCACTGGGTGCGCGAGCAGGGCGCGCTGTCCATGGAGCAGGGCGTGCGGCTGCTCAGCTCGCGCTCGGCCGAGGTCTTCGGCATCACCGACCGCGGCCGGCTCGCGCCGGGCCTCGCCGGCGACGTGGCCGTGTTCGACCCCGACACCGTCGGGTGTAGCCCGCTGCGCCGCGTCTACGATCTGCCCGCGGGTCAGGACCGGCTGGTGGCCGATGCCGAAGGCATGCGCGCGGTGGTCGTGAACGGCGTGCTGCTGCGCGAGAACGGGCGCGACGCGGTGGATCCGGCCGGAAAGCTGCCGGGGCGCGTGCTGCGCGGCGGCGTCGCCGTCTGA
- a CDS encoding alpha/beta hydrolase, giving the protein MSLVDGRTLAWAEFGEPTGRPLLFFHGTPGSRLGASALDDVARTRGVRVIAPDRPGCGKSQPKPGRALVDWPDDVRALADSLAIDRFSIAGISGGGPYAAVCAWALPERVSGAAILSGIGPTDHPGATRDMLWTNRLSLWLARHAPPLARALLGLTRSQLRNPERALTRMASTLPAPDRAILAQPLHRDRLIAEFREAISSTTEGAIADLRIFASPWGFAPEEIRVPVHMWHGELDRNSPIALARRLAAAIPGCRTTFAPDGGHLFPLLHLDEVLKSLGL; this is encoded by the coding sequence CTGTCGCTCGTCGACGGCCGCACGCTCGCGTGGGCGGAGTTCGGCGAGCCCACCGGGCGCCCGCTCCTCTTCTTCCACGGCACGCCGGGCTCACGCCTCGGCGCCAGCGCCCTCGACGACGTGGCACGGACACGCGGCGTGCGTGTCATTGCGCCGGACCGGCCGGGTTGCGGCAAATCGCAGCCGAAGCCCGGTCGCGCGCTGGTCGACTGGCCGGACGACGTGCGCGCGCTCGCCGACTCACTCGCCATCGATCGTTTCTCGATCGCGGGCATCTCTGGCGGCGGTCCGTATGCCGCGGTGTGTGCCTGGGCTCTTCCCGAGCGGGTGAGCGGCGCGGCGATCCTCTCGGGGATCGGACCCACCGATCACCCGGGAGCCACCCGCGACATGCTGTGGACGAATCGACTCTCGCTCTGGCTCGCGCGGCACGCGCCCCCGCTCGCGCGGGCGCTCCTCGGACTGACGCGCAGCCAGCTGCGCAACCCCGAGCGCGCGCTGACGCGCATGGCGAGCACGCTTCCCGCGCCCGATCGCGCGATCCTCGCGCAGCCGCTCCACCGCGACCGCCTGATCGCGGAGTTCCGAGAGGCCATCTCGTCCACTACCGAGGGCGCGATCGCCGACTTGCGGATCTTCGCTTCGCCTTGGGGCTTCGCGCCGGAGGAGATCCGAGTCCCTGTCCACATGTGGCACGGCGAGCTCGATCGCAACAGCCCGATCGCGCTCGCGCGCCGGCTGGCGGCGGCGATTCCCGGCTGCCGGACGACGTTCGCTCCGGACGGCGGTCACCTGTTCCCACTGCTGCACCTGGACGAGGTGCTGAAGTCACTCGGGCTCTAG